The sequence tactctagtaGAATGCTCAAATCCCCCAATAGATCAGCCAAGGCCTTCAGAAaatgtgttcctaaaagtagctTTAAAAAGAAAAACTGAAAAAGTTGCCTACAACGGGAATCAAACCAGGTACTTCTTATTTTAAGagttggtgtcttaccactgtatCATGTGTTTCCAGATGGCTTTAGgttgttttgtactgcttataaatgctatatgtccattaaccctgtagtcaacagctGAAAGCTTTGCCAAAAAAGTTTTTAACTGGAAAATAgactaaaagttggtgttttagttaaaatacttgtaattgtacctataaaattgctataaattaattttggtgaactttgaaacattgtgaaagctaaaatggctacagcttctggggggctgtgcccccagaccccctgctgccagaaGCTCTATGCTCCAGTCAGCctcccctcatatcaactacttccccTACCACtggctagcattatgcttgaaattattccagcataacaGGCTGATGCCTAGGCAAGGCAGCCTTTCACTAGGATAGCTTTATAAATCAAAAAATAGTAAAGGTACAGTAAAGGATATAGAATAATACAACAGCCTGTATTTTGTATATGTATTCAATAATTTCAGTCTGCTTTCCTTGTCAGTGCTCATTTTGCATCTTTGCCTTACATTAGCCTAGCCGGGGCAGATTGGAAATCAAATGTAGCTAGCTCTACATTTGCATCTTCTTACTTTTATTATCTCCTAGTTCCATTTGTAAAAACTGCAAACATTATTTCtattacagtggatcctcagtatagctttgttcttatagttagccagaagtgttcagataagtgaaaatgttcagataactgaagtccattgatgtatatacagagcttcgttcaactactctaatagaacagtcatttactgtAATACAATGCGCActgatgacaaaatactctaatagaacagtcaatttagtgttcagataatcgaagtgttcggataactgaggttcaaATAAGCGAGAATCCACTGTACTTTATACCAAAGTCTCTAAAGCCTTTCGCACTGCTATAATAATTTTGATATCATTTGTACTTGCAGAAGACTTCTCTGACTGCTTAGAAGTTGTTTAACTTCAGTTAGTCTTTGACAAAAGTCATTGATTTTTCAGAACAAAATGGTATATATGAGCAGATGACCAAGGGATGGGGAGtccttataatctctaattgataagcacTACCCCCCAAAGAGACTTGTCATCACTTGCATGAATTTTAAGCCCACAGCCATAGCAAATTTGAATTATTTGATTTTAGGTCATGTGAACATAATTAATATTTATGAAAGAGGGAGGCACAGCCAAAAAACAATAGATCTGACACCAACTGGAATCCAATGCAAGTGACAAATCAATTGGCATCCAAGTTGTAATCCAAAGTGATAACACTTTTATCACTAAGGTACAGCTAGCCCTCTCCAAAAAAATCATGAATCAtacaaaatcgagatactctaacagagcagtcagtcaaatactctaatagaatagtcaccacATATAGAAATGCAAGTAGTTTTGTGTATGCCATTTTTTAGGTCCATAATCTGTGGCTAGCTGAACTATAGTTGGTATGTGTTTACCTGAGCCCCCGcaaaatatagtaatatcaaagggggaacacatgttcacttccAACGGTTTTATACTGGAACAACCAttttttcatgttgtaaacatgtttgtgtgtcCCTACTAAATGCACGGGATATTTTAAAACCTCTTAACTCACTTGTTCCtgcctgtatcaaagcacttttttgacTATTAGTTCcagcatttaaagggcttcacagtgctgGGCAgttggcccatgtaacaagagttattaataaGAAACGAGGCCTCAGATGAACGCAAACAGGCtatactcatgactgtcacttatccctatacaactcttgatcaacatagtccacttagaaagcaaaTGTTTGTGCATAAACCCACTTCACATCAAAATTATAGTCCTGAATTATATGAAATATCTGTAGCTTCTCCCCCTGCTCCATATACCTACTACCTCGATGTacccccttgccaaaccctggatccacccctgtgttagatacaatcattattattactCTATTGTAGTTCATCATCAGCTACCCAAATCTTTCAAACATCACACAAGGCATCCATTTACTCACATAGTAATAGCGCTTCTAATACTGTACAGTCATCATTACTTATTGATCTACATTTCGaatactatatacatgtatatatgataTAATCAAAGTAATCACCCCTTTTGATTTGAAGTTGAATGTGAAGTGGTAACCATACAgaatatatgtaatatatgaATCATTAGTGCAGCTACAAGGTAGAAATGATGAGAAATTGCTCATACAACTTCTCACATGCGTTTGCACAAGTATTCCTATTGTAGTGTGGCTATGAATATATTGTTGTTGTCCATGTTGCACTGAGTATGGTGTGCATGTAAATTTCATTAAACTTTTGTCTGATTTCAATTTAATACACCCACATTATACTCTTGAACTGCAAAGGTCTTGTGTACTGCAAAATAAAGTGCTTTGTGATCTAGCTACAGTGATGATGTATCTTTTAAAGGTGATTCTCAGAATCTGCGTTTGAAGGATGGTAAGGCTTCTAGCCGGGGCAGATTGGAAGCCAAACACAATGGAGAATGGGGAACTGTGTGTAGCACGAACTTTAACCAAAATGCTGCAACTGTTGCTTGTACAGAGTTGGGATTTGCCAGTGTTTTTAAAGCATCAATATTATTATCATTTCCTGGTGGCCCAACTGGTGGAAGAATTTGGTTGGATAATGTTCAGTGCAGTGGTAATGAGTCATCATTATTTGATTGTGACCATAATGATTGGGGTGACATATCATCAAGCTGTAGTCATGAAGATGATGTTGGAATCAATTGTCACAGTAATTTATATGTATGAGcaatatccacaatgacgtttcaGTTACGTTTTGTGTGTAtctatgatgtcacaaaacaaaatggctgcTGCAGTGTGGAGACTTTGTACTGGGAGGTATTGGGAGTAGGGATACAACAATATGGGTAAACTCCATATTGCGTATTGTTttcaaaaatattgcaatatattgttgTATTGCAATATTTGAATACAATGTTGACATGTGGTAAAGTGAATGTTACAATTGTTTAAATGGCCCATATCTGTATGCTGAGGTACAGCAGACGGTATACCCCCAGGTCAAGCAACCATAATCAAACACATTTACGAGTAGCTAGGctagtagtactgtattatcAGTGTTATATGTTCAGGGTATAGCTTCTGGTCATCAATAAATCATCAATTATTACTTTCTGGTGCCTTTGGTGCTTTTGGTACTGGGTAATTATCCATAAACCACAGCTTTGCAGTatattgcaatacagcaatgaaaatattgtattgtattgtggtaGAAAATATTGCactatatcgatatattgtaaTTGTTGCATCCCTAATTGGGAGAAATAGTGTTCCCTATGCTAGCGTTTATAAATTTGAAAAGGGCAAAGGTGAggtatatagtatataatgcaatacaaataagcctgtTTGTGTCCGAATTAAATAAATTTTCAGTCTGCTTTCCTCATTGGAGCGCATTTTACACTGTCACAGtacatgtactacttcttacctttattatctcgtggttccatgtgtaaaacactacagacaacattcgtttcgaatactgtgtgccaaagtctctgaagcccccgcactaacatggccattttgtcatatatgacatcaaattttgtaattGCAACGTCAAgggacgtcattgtggatatcgCTCATAATGTAAACATATAATCTGTGCATGTAATGTTAACCATAATATGTAATTTTtgaggtatgtaatttttgtgaATTGAGGAttttttgtggttttatttccaaatggctcagatgACACAGTAATTGTATACTATTTGGAGAAGACTCAGTGTCGCATATCAATGGTATTAGGCCTGGTTTCCTAGAATTACAGCTAGTTAGTCGTTAGGATACGAAGCACGTGCGTTACTGTGCATGCGTGAGGTATCCCAATAAAACTGCCACATTTTCACACTTTAGGCCATTTGATAACAAGCCAAGTGCATGAAAGTTAAAGACATGGGTGGGCGGGATCATTGATATGCTTGACTCACCTTTTTCAAATAGCGTGCAATCACTAcatgatctgagccatttggaaattatatttcagaaggctcagtctcgcatatcaatggtgttgcTTGTAGCTCACAACCAATGAACTGAATTTGGAAGGTGGAGACGAGTACAGTACTAAGTCACATATATGCaccacaatatatatatacacacagaatatttaataATCAACCTATGTCTAACTATCCCTGCAATATAACATGGCTCAGCCATAAGAGGGATCACGGCTGAAACAGTAGTAGAATTTTCTGAAACTGATTTTGTACTCCAATCAGCTGTCTTCAATATATCTCCAGTGGTAATCCCAGAGTCAGCAGCTGCTGAGGATGAAGCCCTTCCCGTGGAGTGTGCTGTAAAAACTGTCATATCAATTCCCACCATCATAAGGACCTCTTTTAACCACCTAGCAATGGTGCACAGAGTTACAGGGTTATGAGGCTTGACAATACCTAAAAATAGTTGATTGCTTCCCTTTCTCAAAGGTGCTTTTACCTAGGTATAATGATATAGTGTCTCAGTCCACTGGGCAGAGTTGTTTACTGTCAGGAAAACTGGAAAAATaatagtcagtggtttactCTGTCGTGACCACTTGGCCAGAGTGGAAGGTAGAATTACTACACCCTCAGGCTTGAACTGACAATTGTCCAGTTGAAGAGCTGCCAAATCAGCGGAGTGGGATAGTGCAGCCAATGACATCAGCATTACCAGTTTGAATGTTAATAACTTAAGTGATAGCGAAGCAGTGTCACTCCATAGTAGAATATGATCAAGAACCACCTGCACATTCCAGGTACGTGCGTATTTAGGCAGTGGTGGCCTTGCATGGAAAGACTCTTTGAGGTGTCTGGCCACTAGGAGGTGTTTTCCCAAATCAATGTCATCAACTTTGTCATGAACACTGGAAATTGCTGATCTGTAAGCATTAAGTGACTTGGTCTGGTACCCTCGCAAGTGTAGCTAGCTCTGCAAAAAATAGCTACATCAGACCTGAAATGGGATCACAACCCCATTCAGTACACCAGCCCAATCATTTTTTGAAGTGGGAACCATAGGATCGCAATGTGTTGCTCCTCCAGGATGCAAGGGGGAGCTCCTTAGCTTCGTTAGAAAGGTTTGCACCTCCAAACGTCTGCCAGAGATAGACCACACGGCTAACTGTGGCAGGAACTCCATCTGAACACTGTGGGGTAGTATCTGAAACATGTCCCAGTTGTGTCGGGTAGTTGAACAGCATTCCCAGTAGGACTGGATACCATGATTGCCCCTTCCACACTGGAGCTACCAGAATTACTTGAGCTTGCTGGCTCCTCACCTGTGAAAAAGCTCTACCAACTAGACACCACAGAGGATTTGCATATCCCTTCAGTGGACCTCACTGTTGCTGAAAGCGTCTGTGGCTTCCACTAACAGGTCCAGTCTCCAGCTGAAGAATCGTAGCAGTTGATTGGACAGACAAGATGCAAATAGGTCCACCTCCAACAGACCCCACTGAAGAATTATCTTTCTGAATAACTCGGGGGTGTTGGCTCCAGTCCATTCGGTTTGTCCAAGTCCTGGACTCAGCATCTGCCATGCAGTTGGTAATCCCTGGGATGTGTTCTGCCACAAGGATAATGTTCTTGGATAGAGCCCACATCCATAGCTCCTTTGCAAGTTGTGTCAACAGTGGGGAGActgtcccccccccccacccccacccCAAGTTATTGATGTATGCTACAGCCATCTGAATGTCGAACTGTAGCAGTACTGACACTACTGTGTGATCCTTCAAGAAGGACCGTACTGCCAAAGTTGCTGCAAACAACTCCAAGCAGTTATATGCATTTCCTGTTCTACCTGGCTCCAGGGTCCCCCGTTCCTGGTGCCATTGCACACTACTCTCCATCCCTGCAGTGATGCATCTAAACCAGGGCTTTGCCATTCCATTGAGCGAGTCTCTCCTGCTATTACTGTAGTTCTTCCCTGGCTGGAAACGACAGGTCGATGGATGCACTGTAGTCTTGATTGCTGTTGCTCAATACCTACTGTAGATCCCCTTGAGGAAACGATAAAACAAGGGAGCTGGGAGGACTGCTTCTATTACTTGAGCCAGTTGTCACCTGATCTTTCTGCTGGATCTGGCTTACTTCCATCCTGATGTGGTGGAGCTTCTACCCTGACAGGCCCAAATGTAATATAGTAGAGTGCACCCAGAGGCCCAGGAATACTTTGTTGGGTGGGGGAGGTCAGTGACTTGGGAACATTGATAATGAACCCCAGCCCTGTCAACAGGTAAAGCAGTGCTTCGAGATGAAGTGTCACCTGCTCTGCCATCAGGAGTATGTCGTCTATGTAAATGACCATGCAGACTCTCATGCTCCGATGGAAGATAGCCACTGGTTTTATTACTTTGGTGAATACCCAAGGTGCACAGGACAGGCCGAATGACAGGCATATGAACTGACAGTGTTCCATCCCCACCTGAAATTGAAGCATGGGTTGGTGATCCACATGGATTGGAACTGTGAAGTAGGCACCCTAGAGGTCCACCTTGACCATCCAATCGTTTACCCTCAGTAACTCTTTGAGTGTTCCTATACTTTCCATCTTAATGCTGAGGCTTCAGCATTCGTTCAACCCCTTGAGGTTTATTACTGGTCTCATCTGACCCCCTTTCTTGGGTATTTAGGAAGAGAGTTGAGTAAAACCTCCCCTAAGGCTGAGGGTTGGGTATGTTGATTCCCCATCCCTTCTCTTGAAGGGTACTTACTTCCTCCTGTATTAAGAGACTTTGCTCTTCTGAGGATGTAGGAGGGTTTGGCTGTTGTCAGTGGGTTAAGGAATGGAATTCGAAAACCTTGTTTGGTTTCAATTACCCATTTGTCTGTTGCCAATTCTTTACAAAGTGGCTCAGCCTGCCAGCCACATTGAGTGACAGCAGTACTGCCTGTGGCTTCACAAAACGCTGTTCTGTTTTGTATGGTTCACAATTATATGATTTACACATTCTTTTGAAGTTGACATCAAAGATATGTGTGCATTGGGTTTTAGTCATTTGTTGGGCTTGGCTAGCTGCCCTTTTTGCCCTTTGCATGCTGTTTTCTGAGTACTGTTTGCAACATTTAATGACTTTTGTAAAAGATTCGTACATGGTACAGGATTCAATTCTCTTGACTGCTTGTTGCCTCGGTTGCTGCCGCCTCTCCTGGACATTCGAGGGTAGCCCCTTTGAAAAGACTGGCTAGGTCTTCCGCTGGCAAAGGATCTTTGTAGTGAGTGGGCAGTGTCAATATGTTCCTTGACCCGTTTATCAAAGTCCTTCCCAAAGAGTAAAGGGGCAGCATCTGTGAAGGTCTCCTGTACTAGGGTATAGAGCTCACGGTTAATATACCAGGTAGGCTTCTGGCGTCGGTCTGCTGAGATAGTGGCAGATGCGTTCCCTAGCATTTTTAGGGCTTGCTGCACTGTCTTTGCAACATCTTTTGGGGTAACTGTAATTTTCGCAAACTaactgcagaactaattcacagtgttttttgtttcattgtaacaccaatttagtgaaggttaatggctgtcaagacatcgaaatagCTCAGAGCATCCCCTTCCAAATAACTGCCATTCTattcgccatagaaaaagtatGTGATTTTCAACTTTAAAATGACatgcttaaatttcctctgctttccttctgctatagctcatcttaatcatTATTCACtactctttccaaatctggttcagaatctgaggtatctatcacgtgtcacgggttattatgccttttattgcatgccTCTGAAATACCCAATACaaaatttatggagaaactTGCTACACCCGGTCGGTTTAGGCTCACCAaaatttccgtgaattggacttcttttgcatggcatcattgtactcacagagagttgctctacatgtatcaaatcCGAAAAGTTACTAACTCGAGGTAGgcagtacacaataattaatttaatttttaatgattTTTCAATCGAAATGTATTGAACATGCCTGTTCTgactggcatttttgccatggacaaaagtatagcaaatgtccgcaaacttcttgatatgcttATTGGTGAGCATCTTAGAGAAGGCCTCTTTGATAACCCTGACGGTGCTGTCTGAGATCTTTGATGTCTCTCCTGAATCGGAATCTGATTCAAGTGGTGACCAGTACACAATCTCGTCGTAGTCAGGAGGGTTATGATGTGTGTCTGCTGGGCAGTTGATTCTAACTAAGCTACTTGTTACAGAGTTGATGCTGTGCAGTAGTCTGGCACTGCCGACCCTATTTTAGGCGACTATATTTTTCGGGGCACTTATAAGCACCTATAATAGGGCCGGTGGCACCAAACTAGTTGTGCAGGACCATCTTGAAGTCTTTCGATATCTGGTTCTGTAAGTCAGTCAGCATCGTAGTGATGTTGGTGAAATCATTGGGAGAACTCTGTCAACAATGGCGATGGAAAGGAGTTGGTCGAAATCGTGCTACATATGTTGCTAAGCAAGAAATTACCAATGGGTGTGATCATGTGAGGGTAAATATAGGGTACCAGACATGACATCACTATTTTATTTTAGTGTTCTACAAATTGCGAAAACTAGACTAAACACATTGATATGTGATCCAAGCATTCCGAAATGTAATTAATTCTTAGATTTGCTTGCTGCACGACGTCTGCTTTTTAgaggtagcacaacatcaacttgtgaAAACCTGTTTTGTAATTATATGTTAGCTATGTGtctgtgtaccaaattcatTACCATCGCTGTAAGTTTGGCTGAGAAAATATGAACTTAGTGTTGTTCTTCAGTGCACATTAAAATAAAAGATGATATAAAAAATCCATTGTTTAGAACCTCTTTCCCACCAAGTGTAGCTTGCACCCACAGGGAGAAAATTAAAGAATGTAAATTACTGCATCTAATCAGTGATTACCTTACAAATATATTTTGCACTTGTGTGGCTTCATCATTTGTTGTGTGAGCGCAATGGTTACATGATTAACTTGTCCAAATTTCAATGATATTGACCAACCCACCAAAACATTATGACACCACAAACATAGAAaacaacttttcaaaatttATGAGGTGGCTTTTGTAAATACGCATTGTATATAATAATACAGCTACTTTTCTGTAGATAAGGTTTAGGAGAATCAGTTGACAAAATACGAGCAACTCGGAATAAAGTAAATAACAAAGTTGGGGCTACATATGTCATAggttataattatgtgtacCCATGTAGCAGTATTGCATATTACAGGAGTAGTGTAAGCCATACATCTCTTTAGTCTTCTGCTGATTTACAGGTAAACAAGGAACTGTAGCATTATCTGAAGATTTAAGTAGTCAAGATGACTTTGTTTTTGGAAGAATTCTAGTGTTTTATAACACCGAGTTTGGACACATTCGCAATGATTACTGGAATGTGCTTAAAGTAAAGGTGGTTTGTAGACAACTGGGATATTACACTGGAGGAAACTACTCAACTTGCTCTGCATGTGATCCTACACCGTGTTCTGGTTCACACCCCTCATGGGATGTTTCAGTTCTTTGTAATGGCCTTGAAGTATGTTTGTTGGACTGTGCTAAAGAGTCTTCCTGGTTGCCTTATAATGAATGTACACATCCATATATTGCAGCAAGTGTTAGCTGTGCAGGTAATCGTAACATGTCACTTAAGTTAAGGTGTATGACATTTATTCCTACATGaaaaattataagcacatgcCTGCCTGTGTATCTAGCAGTCCTATCATTGATGTTGAATCATTATGGCATAGAAAAAATAGCAATTACAATATTGCAAAGTTACTATCATATTTTTGTTACACAACGTACATACGTACAAACTAATATGTGTATATGGCTTCGTATGTTTTTAAAAGGAatgagttgtgtgtgtgaatCTGTTGCACTTATTTTATACATACTGCATGTATGTGAGCAAAAGATTGAGCTACATAAAGGAATACTGCATGCATATGTAATGGCTTAAAGGGATTTTGTTGATACAATTATACACCCAAGCcctgagggctgcaggcctgaGGGGTAAGGGTGTATATATATCAGGAAATCCCGACACAGATCACTTAGGGAACACTCACCTGGTAGGTAAAAGAGAATTACCAAGCATTCACCCCAttgttttatacactagcatttGATGATCATTTGATACTTTTTACAGTAAGCATATTGcattatataccactttagtgtggcCATTCAAAGGCAATACTTAACTCACATATTCCCcaggcaatatctagatattgcccggacaatatcatgggaatgcagtttactcatggctttgatgccccgACAACCATGAAGTGTTTTTACTCGTTTTATTGAGCATTTTATTGTGGGTTTAGATTACACATTAGCCAAGGTCAAATGTAGTTGATTGTTTGTTTGACAGTAACTAAACTATATTCTATGAGTAATGATAAACGATCGCAATGCATGGCCACTGCACAGGGAgcatgtcagccattgagcagaccatgaAACAAAAAGAATATAACAACTAGGTGAGtagcttatagtcctaagtacttaacatATTAACTTATATACTGCCACAATAGCGAAGGTTTAAAAAACCATAGGTCCTTTGCATCTCAAAACcattcccacaatcaaaagttccTGGCGTGTGTTGAACCATAACGATGTAGGAATAACGTTCT comes from Dysidea avara chromosome 4, odDysAvar1.4, whole genome shotgun sequence and encodes:
- the LOC136252845 gene encoding scavenger receptor cysteine-rich type 1 protein M130-like produces the protein MKRKESPTQAQSGLGTKRIVTYLLWTMPSAWKKLYIICIFVILFKQGDSQNLRLKDGKASSRGRLEAKHNGEWGTVCSTNFNQNAATVACTELGFASVFKASILLSFPGGPTGGRIWLDNVQCSGNESSLFDCDHNDWGDISSSCSHEDDVGINCHSKQGTVALSEDLSSQDDFVFGRILVFYNTEFGHIRNDYWNVLKVKVVCRQLGYYTGGNYSTCSACDPTPCSGSHPSWDVSVLCNGLEVCLLDCAKESSWLPYNECTHPYIAASVSCAVPKQGGWSEWTPTGQCINGIQKFTRSCSRPAPKFGGEECVGSSTYVASCGSPSCGNDLNKKHQQLWKLVALAAGPAAVVGLIAIFTILIMNRRRLKHLCYGGEQLPGGQHVQEERPLVHSGNGGPDGGDN